A part of Gallus gallus isolate bGalGal1 chromosome 30, bGalGal1.mat.broiler.GRCg7b, whole genome shotgun sequence genomic DNA contains:
- the LPAR2 gene encoding lysophosphatidic acid receptor 2: protein MVEVRCGCRGCVCRPAAMKHCFYNESVGFFYNNSRKELTTYWRTKDILVVALGLTVSLIVLLTNLLVIAAIIINRRFHYPIYYLLGNLAAADLFAGIAYMFLMFHTGPRTAELSLKTWFIRQSLLDTSLTASVVNLLAIAVERHQTVLTMQLHSKMSNQRVMILIFCIWATALLLGLIPSYGWHCLCALEECSSMAPLYSRSYLTFWAISNLLVFLLMAVVYAHIFIYVKRKMGRMSAHTSFHPRYRETVVGLVKTVTIILGAFLICWTPGQVVLLLDGLGCKSCNVLAVEKYVLLLAEINSLINAIVYSYRDSEMRSTFRRILCTICYRNPKYTPTAVKPNGADRGSLSLNGHFTVDSSI, encoded by the exons ATGGTAGAGGTGCGGTGTGGATGCAGGGGGTGCGTTTGCAG gCCGGCGGCCATGAAGCACTGTTTCTACAACGAGTCGGTGGGTTTCTTCTACAACAACAGCCGGAAGGAGCTCACCACCTACTGGAGGACCAAAGACATCCTGGTGGTGGCCCTGGGCCTCACTGTCAGCCTCATCGTCCTCCTCACCAACCTCCTGGTCATCGCCGCCATCATCATCAACCGCCGCTTCCATTACCCCATCTATTACCTCCTGGGCAACCTGGCGGCTGCCGACCTCTTCGCCGGCATAGCTTACATGTTCCTCATGTTCCACACGGGGCCGAGGACGGCCGAGCTCTCCCTGAAGACCTGGTTCATCCGGCAGAGCCTCCTGGACACCAGTCTGACCGCTTCGGTGGTCAACCTCTTGGCCATCGCGGTGGAGAGGCACCAGACGGTGCTGAccatgcagctgcacagcaagaTGTCCAACCAACGCGTCATGATCTTGATCTTCTGCATCTGGGCCAcggctctgctgctggggctgatCCCATCCTACGGTTGGCACTGCCTGTGTGCCCTGGAGGAGTGCTCCAGCATGGCCCCGCTCTACAGCCGCAGCTACCTGACCTTCTGGGCCATCTCCAACCTCCTCGTCTTCCTCCTCATGGCGGTGGTCTACGCCCACATCTTCATCTACGTCAAGAGGAAGATGGGGAGGATGTCGGCGCACACCTCCTTCCACCCGCGCTACAGGGAGACCGTGGTCGGCCTCGTCAAGACGGTCACCATCATCCTGG GCGCCTTCCTGATCTGTTGGACCCCCGGGCAGGTGGTGCTGCTGTTGGACGGGTTGGGTTGTAAGAGCTGCAACGTTTTGGCCGTGGAGAAATACGTCCTCCTATTGGCCGAGATCAACTCGTTGATCAACGCCATCGTTTACTCCTATCGGGACAGCGAGATGAGGAGCACTTTCCGGAGGATCCTCTGCACCATCTGTTATAGGAACCCCAAATATACCCCCACGGCCGTGAAACCCAACGGAGCCGACCGTGGGTCGCTGTCCCTGAATGGGCACTTCACGGTGGATTCCTCCATTTGA
- the LPAR2 gene encoding lysophosphatidic acid receptor 2 isoform X1, which produces MKGRESSVDIGSFSLPAAMKHCFYNESVGFFYNNSRKELTTYWRTKDILVVALGLTVSLIVLLTNLLVIAAIIINRRFHYPIYYLLGNLAAADLFAGIAYMFLMFHTGPRTAELSLKTWFIRQSLLDTSLTASVVNLLAIAVERHQTVLTMQLHSKMSNQRVMILIFCIWATALLLGLIPSYGWHCLCALEECSSMAPLYSRSYLTFWAISNLLVFLLMAVVYAHIFIYVKRKMGRMSAHTSFHPRYRETVVGLVKTVTIILGAFLICWTPGQVVLLLDGLGCKSCNVLAVEKYVLLLAEINSLINAIVYSYRDSEMRSTFRRILCTICYRNPKYTPTAVKPNGADRGSLSLNGHFTVDSSI; this is translated from the exons gCCGGCGGCCATGAAGCACTGTTTCTACAACGAGTCGGTGGGTTTCTTCTACAACAACAGCCGGAAGGAGCTCACCACCTACTGGAGGACCAAAGACATCCTGGTGGTGGCCCTGGGCCTCACTGTCAGCCTCATCGTCCTCCTCACCAACCTCCTGGTCATCGCCGCCATCATCATCAACCGCCGCTTCCATTACCCCATCTATTACCTCCTGGGCAACCTGGCGGCTGCCGACCTCTTCGCCGGCATAGCTTACATGTTCCTCATGTTCCACACGGGGCCGAGGACGGCCGAGCTCTCCCTGAAGACCTGGTTCATCCGGCAGAGCCTCCTGGACACCAGTCTGACCGCTTCGGTGGTCAACCTCTTGGCCATCGCGGTGGAGAGGCACCAGACGGTGCTGAccatgcagctgcacagcaagaTGTCCAACCAACGCGTCATGATCTTGATCTTCTGCATCTGGGCCAcggctctgctgctggggctgatCCCATCCTACGGTTGGCACTGCCTGTGTGCCCTGGAGGAGTGCTCCAGCATGGCCCCGCTCTACAGCCGCAGCTACCTGACCTTCTGGGCCATCTCCAACCTCCTCGTCTTCCTCCTCATGGCGGTGGTCTACGCCCACATCTTCATCTACGTCAAGAGGAAGATGGGGAGGATGTCGGCGCACACCTCCTTCCACCCGCGCTACAGGGAGACCGTGGTCGGCCTCGTCAAGACGGTCACCATCATCCTGG GCGCCTTCCTGATCTGTTGGACCCCCGGGCAGGTGGTGCTGCTGTTGGACGGGTTGGGTTGTAAGAGCTGCAACGTTTTGGCCGTGGAGAAATACGTCCTCCTATTGGCCGAGATCAACTCGTTGATCAACGCCATCGTTTACTCCTATCGGGACAGCGAGATGAGGAGCACTTTCCGGAGGATCCTCTGCACCATCTGTTATAGGAACCCCAAATATACCCCCACGGCCGTGAAACCCAACGGAGCCGACCGTGGGTCGCTGTCCCTGAATGGGCACTTCACGGTGGATTCCTCCATTTGA
- the PBX4 gene encoding pre-B-cell leukemia transcription factor 4 — protein sequence MEDPSRLMAPHGAGVTLQGGLPPGGPTAPTATPGDPSAVPPPGPPPHDTGDVLQQIMAITDQSLDEAQARKHALNCHRMKPALFSVLCEIKEKTVLSIRGIQEEDPPDAQLMRLDNMLLAEGVSGPEKRGRGAPMAVAATPGGCPNDNSIEHSDYRAKLSQIRQIYHSELEKYEQACSEFTTHVMNLLREQSRTRPISPKEIERMVNIIHGKFSTIQMQLKQSTCEAVMILRSRFLDARRKRRNFSKQATEVLNEYFYSHLSNPYPSEEAKEELAKKGGITVSQVSNWFGNKRIRYKKNMGKFQEEANIYAAKTAVDATNVVAQGNRANSPSTPNSASSGSFKMTNSGDSFINLQSLTSYQSSPVGGNVQSQMDSLHHVIHQAGRYDTIVGNPLYTTQRIDANGSWQDATTPSSITSPAGDPGSVNSDASN from the exons ATGGAGGACCCTTCGCGGTTGATGGCACCGCACGGAGCCGGGGTTACCCTCCAGGGGGGTCTCCCTCCGGGGGGTCCCACTGCCCCCACCGCTACTCCGGGGGATCCGAGCGCTGTGCCCCCCCCGGGCCCTCCCCCCCACGATACGGGCGACGTTCTGCAGCAGATTATGGCCATCACCGATCAGAGCTTGGATGAGGCCCAGGCGAG gaaaCACGCCCTGAACTGCCACAGGATGAAGCCTGCTCTGTTCAGTGTGCTCTGTGAGATCAAGGAGAAAACAG TGTTAAGTATTCGTGGTATTCAGGAAGAAGACCCCCCCGATGCCCAACTAATGAGGCTAGATAACATGTTGCTGGCGGAGGGCGTCTCCGGCCCcgagaaaagaggaagaggagcacCGATGGCTGTAGCAGCAACACCAGGTGGCTGTCCAAATGACAATAGCATTGAGCACTCTGACTACAGGGCCAAGCTGTCACAGATCCGACAGATATACCACTCTGAGCTAGAGAAATATGAACAG GCCTGCAGCGAGTTCACCACCCACGTCATGAACCTGCTCAGGGAACAGAGCCGGACGAGGCCCATTTCTCCCAAAGAAATCGAGCGGATGGTGAACATCATCCACGGCAAATTCAGCACCATTCAGatgcagctgaagcagagcaCGTGCGAGGCGGTGATGATCCTCCGCTCACGCTTCCTCGATGCAAG GCGTAAACGGCGTAACTTCAGCAAGCAGGCAACAGAAGTGCTGAATGAGTATTTCTATTCGCACCTGAGCAACCCTTACCCCAGCGAAGAGGCCAAAGAGGAGCTCGCAAAGAAGGGTGGCATCACCGTTTCGCAG GTTTCCAACTGGTTCGGTAACAAAAGAATTCGGTACAAGAAGAACATGGGGAAGTTCCAAGAAGAAGCCAACATTTATGCTGCGAAAACAGCGGTGGATGCAACCAACGTTGTGGCTCAGGGCAACCGGGCAAACTCCCCATCAACACCAAATTCGG CTTCCTCTGGCTCTTTTAAGATGACCAATTCTGGAGATTCCTTCATAAATCTGCAGTCGTTGACCTCCTACCAGAGCTCCCCGGTGGGAGGCAACGTGCAGTCACAG ATGGATTCCTTGCACCATGTCATACACCAGGCAGGAAGATATGACACCATTGTGGGGAATCCTTTGTACACGACGCAGCGCATCGAC GCGAATGGCAGCTGGCAGGACGCGACCACCCCTTCATCCATCACCTCACCCGCCGGAGACCCTGGGAGCGTTAATTCCGACGCGTCCAATTAA